In Enterobacter cloacae, the following are encoded in one genomic region:
- a CDS encoding MBL fold metallo-hydrolase, translating into MNYRIIPVTAFSQNCSLIWCEQTKLAALVDPGGDAEKIKQEVAASGVTLMQILLTHGHLDHVGAAAELAQHYGVPVIGPEKEDEFWLQGLPAQSRMFGLDECLPLTPDRWLNEGDRINVGNVTLQVLHCPGHTPGHIVFFDDQSRLLISGDVIFKGGVGRSDFPRGDHGQLIQSIKQKLLPLGDDVTFISGHGPMSTLGYERLHNPFLQDEMPVW; encoded by the coding sequence ATGAACTATCGTATTATTCCGGTTACCGCGTTCTCCCAGAATTGTTCATTAATCTGGTGCGAGCAAACCAAACTGGCCGCGCTTGTCGATCCCGGCGGTGACGCTGAGAAAATCAAGCAGGAAGTCGCCGCCAGTGGTGTAACGCTGATGCAGATTTTGCTGACGCATGGTCATCTCGACCACGTTGGCGCAGCGGCAGAGCTGGCGCAGCACTATGGTGTGCCGGTGATTGGCCCGGAAAAAGAAGATGAGTTCTGGCTGCAGGGTTTACCCGCCCAAAGCCGCATGTTTGGTCTTGATGAGTGTCTGCCGTTGACGCCCGATCGTTGGCTGAACGAAGGAGATCGCATTAACGTAGGGAATGTGACTTTACAGGTGTTGCATTGTCCTGGACACACGCCAGGCCATATCGTCTTCTTTGATGACCAGTCTCGTCTGCTGATTTCCGGCGATGTGATTTTCAAAGGTGGGGTAGGACGCAGTGATTTCCCGCGCGGCGATCACGGGCAGTTGATTCAGTCGATTAAACAGAAGTTATTGCCGCTGGGTGACGACGTGACGTTTATCTCTGGGCATGGCCCGATGTCGACGCTGGGTTATGAACGATTACATAACCCGTTCCTTCAGGATGAAATGCCTGTCTGGTAA
- the mukB gene encoding chromosome partition protein MukB translates to MIERGKFRSLTLINWNGFFARTFDLDELVTTLSGGNGAGKSTTMAAFVTALIPDLTLLHFRNTTEAGATSGSRDKGLHGKLKAGVCYSVLDVINSRHQRVVVGVRLQQVAGRDRKVDIKPFAIQGLPTSMQPTALLTETLNERQARVLTLQELKDKLETIEGVQFKQFNSITDYHSLMFDLGIVARRLRTASDRSKYYRLIEASLYGGISSAITRSLRDYLLPENSGVRKAFQDMEAALRENRMTLEAIRVTQSDRDLFKHLISEATNYVAADYMRHANERRVHLDKALEYRRELFTSRKQLVAEQYKHVEMARELGEHNGAEGDLEADYQAASDHLNLVQTALRQQEKIERYEADLDELQIRLEEQNEVVAEAADMQEENEARAEAAELEVDELKSQLADYQQALDVQQTRAIQYTQALQALQRAKELCHLPDLTPDSADEWLDTFQAKEQEATEKLLSLDQKMSVAQTAHSQFEQAYQLVASINGPLARNEAWDVARELLRDGVNQRHLAEQVQPLRMRLNELEQRLREQQEAERLLAEFCKRQGKHYNIDDLEALHQELEARIAALSDTVSSASEQRMTLRQEMEQLQSRSQTLLQRAPVWLAAQSSLNQLSEQCGAEFASSQEVTEYLQQLLEREREAIVERDEVGARKRDVDEEIERLSQPGGAEDARLNTLAERFGGVLLSEIYDDVGLDDAPYFSALYGPSRNAIVVPDLSLISEQLAGLEDCPEDLYLIEGDPQSFDDSVFSVDELEKAVVVKIADRQWRYSRFPELPLFGRAARESRIESLHAERETLSERFATLSFDVQKTQRLHQAFSRFIGSHLAVAFDADPEAEIRKLNTRRGELERAIANHENDNQQSRVQFEQAKEGVAALNRILPRLNLLADETLADRVDEIQERLDEAQEAARFVQQHGNQLAKLEPVVSVLQSDPEQFEQLKEDYAWSQQVQREARQQAFALTEVVQRRAHFGYSDSAEMLSGNSDLNEKLRQRLEQAEAERTRAREAMRSHAAQLSQYNQVLASLKSSYDTKKELLNDLQKELQDIGVRADSGAEERARIRRDELHSQLSNNRARRNQLEKALTFCEAEMDNLTRRLRKLERDYHEMREQVVSAKAGWCAVMRMVKDNNVERRLHRRELAYLSADELRSMSDKALGALRLAVADNEHLRDVLRMSEDPKRPERKIQFFVAVYQHLRERIRQDIIRTDDPVEAIEQMEIELGRLTEELTSREQKLAISSRSVANIIRKTIQREQNRIRQLNQGLQSVSFGQVNSVRLNVNVREAHATLLDVLSEQHEQHQDLFNSNRLTFSEALAKLYQRLNPQIDMGQRTPQTIGEELLDYRNYLEMEVEVNRGSDGWLRAESGALSTGEAIGTGMSILVMVVQSWEDEARRLRGKDISPCRLLFLDEAARLDARSIATLFELCDRLDMQLIIAAPENISPEKGTTYKLVRKVFQNSEHVHVVGLRGFAPQPPESLPGTADAS, encoded by the coding sequence ATGATTGAACGCGGTAAATTTCGCTCACTAACGCTGATTAACTGGAACGGCTTCTTTGCCCGAACCTTCGATCTGGATGAGCTGGTGACGACGCTCTCCGGCGGTAACGGTGCGGGTAAATCCACCACAATGGCGGCATTTGTTACGGCGCTGATCCCCGATCTGACGCTGCTGCACTTCCGTAACACCACCGAAGCGGGGGCGACAAGCGGCTCCCGCGATAAAGGCCTGCACGGTAAGCTGAAAGCGGGCGTTTGTTATTCGGTGCTGGACGTGATCAACTCCCGTCATCAGCGCGTGGTCGTGGGCGTGCGTCTGCAACAGGTTGCAGGTCGCGACCGTAAAGTGGATATCAAACCGTTCGCGATCCAGGGGCTGCCAACGTCCATGCAGCCAACGGCACTGCTGACTGAAACCCTGAACGAACGTCAGGCGCGCGTGCTGACGCTGCAGGAGCTGAAAGACAAGCTCGAAACCATTGAAGGCGTACAGTTTAAGCAGTTTAACTCGATTACCGACTATCACTCCCTGATGTTCGATCTGGGGATTGTGGCTCGTCGTCTGCGTACCGCCTCTGACCGTAGTAAATACTACCGTCTGATTGAAGCCTCCCTGTATGGCGGTATCTCCAGCGCCATTACCCGTTCCCTGCGTGACTACCTGTTGCCGGAAAACAGCGGCGTGCGTAAGGCGTTCCAGGACATGGAAGCCGCGCTGCGTGAAAACCGCATGACGCTGGAAGCCATCCGCGTTACCCAGTCCGACCGCGACCTGTTTAAACACCTGATCAGCGAAGCCACCAACTATGTGGCGGCGGACTATATGCGTCACGCCAATGAGCGCCGGGTTCATCTCGATAAGGCCTTAGAGTACCGCCGTGAACTGTTTACCTCGCGCAAACAGCTGGTGGCCGAGCAGTATAAGCATGTCGAAATGGCGCGTGAGCTGGGTGAGCACAACGGTGCCGAGGGCGATCTGGAAGCGGATTACCAGGCCGCCAGCGATCATCTGAACCTGGTGCAAACCGCACTGCGCCAGCAGGAAAAAATCGAGCGCTACGAAGCAGATCTCGATGAGCTGCAAATTCGTCTCGAAGAGCAAAATGAAGTGGTGGCCGAAGCCGCCGATATGCAGGAAGAGAACGAAGCCCGCGCCGAAGCCGCTGAGCTGGAAGTGGATGAGCTGAAAAGCCAGCTTGCAGATTACCAGCAGGCGCTGGACGTGCAGCAGACCCGCGCGATTCAGTACACCCAGGCATTGCAGGCGCTACAGCGTGCGAAAGAGCTGTGCCATCTGCCGGATTTAACGCCGGACAGCGCCGACGAATGGCTGGATACCTTCCAGGCGAAAGAACAGGAAGCCACCGAGAAACTGTTGTCGCTCGATCAGAAAATGAGCGTGGCACAAACGGCGCACAGTCAGTTTGAGCAAGCTTACCAACTGGTGGCATCGATTAACGGCCCGCTGGCGCGTAACGAAGCGTGGGACGTTGCCCGTGAACTGCTGCGCGACGGTGTTAACCAGCGCCATCTGGCCGAGCAGGTTCAGCCGCTGCGTATGCGTCTGAACGAGCTGGAACAGCGCCTGCGCGAGCAGCAGGAAGCCGAGCGTCTGCTGGCGGAATTCTGCAAGCGCCAGGGTAAACATTACAACATCGACGATCTCGAGGCGCTGCATCAGGAGCTGGAAGCGCGCATTGCAGCACTTTCTGACACCGTCTCCAGCGCCAGCGAACAGCGAATGACGTTGCGCCAGGAGATGGAGCAGCTGCAGTCCCGCTCGCAAACGCTGTTGCAGCGTGCGCCAGTCTGGCTTGCCGCCCAAAGTAGCCTGAACCAGCTCAGCGAGCAGTGCGGTGCTGAGTTTGCATCCAGCCAGGAAGTGACCGAATATCTGCAGCAGTTGCTGGAGCGAGAGCGTGAAGCGATTGTTGAGCGTGACGAAGTCGGCGCACGTAAACGTGACGTCGACGAAGAGATTGAACGCTTAAGCCAGCCGGGTGGCGCAGAAGATGCACGCCTGAATACCCTGGCGGAACGTTTTGGCGGCGTACTGCTGTCCGAAATTTATGACGACGTGGGTCTGGATGATGCGCCGTACTTCTCTGCGCTGTATGGCCCGTCGCGTAATGCGATTGTGGTTCCTGATCTGTCGCTGATTTCTGAGCAGCTTGCCGGGCTGGAAGATTGCCCGGAAGATCTCTATCTGATCGAAGGAGATCCGCAGTCATTCGATGACAGCGTCTTTAGCGTTGACGAGCTGGAAAAAGCGGTCGTGGTGAAAATCGCTGACCGTCAGTGGCGTTACTCACGCTTCCCTGAACTTCCCCTGTTTGGCCGCGCTGCGCGTGAAAGCCGCATTGAAAGCCTGCATGCCGAGCGTGAAACGCTGTCTGAACGTTTTGCGACGCTGTCGTTTGACGTGCAGAAAACCCAGCGTCTGCACCAGGCCTTCAGCCGCTTTATTGGCAGCCATCTGGCCGTGGCCTTTGACGCTGATCCTGAAGCGGAAATTCGCAAGCTCAACACCCGCCGGGGTGAGCTGGAGCGTGCGATTGCCAACCATGAAAATGACAACCAACAGAGCCGTGTTCAGTTCGAACAGGCGAAAGAGGGCGTAGCCGCTCTTAACCGCATTCTGCCGCGTCTGAACCTGCTGGCGGACGAAACGCTGGCCGATCGCGTGGATGAAATCCAGGAACGCCTGGACGAAGCCCAGGAAGCGGCACGTTTCGTGCAGCAACACGGCAATCAACTGGCGAAACTGGAGCCGGTTGTCTCCGTTCTTCAGAGCGATCCGGAGCAGTTTGAACAGTTAAAAGAAGATTATGCCTGGTCTCAGCAGGTGCAGCGCGAAGCGCGTCAGCAGGCGTTTGCCCTGACGGAAGTCGTGCAGCGTCGTGCTCACTTCGGTTACTCCGATTCGGCGGAAATGCTGAGCGGCAACAGCGATCTGAATGAAAAGCTGCGCCAGCGCCTTGAGCAGGCAGAGGCGGAACGTACCCGTGCCCGTGAAGCGATGCGTAGCCACGCGGCTCAGTTGAGTCAGTACAACCAGGTTCTGGCCTCACTGAAAAGTTCTTATGACACCAAGAAAGAGCTGTTAAACGATCTGCAAAAAGAGCTGCAGGATATCGGCGTGCGTGCCGACAGCGGTGCAGAAGAGCGAGCGCGTATTCGTCGTGATGAACTGCACAGCCAGCTCAGCAATAACCGTGCGCGCCGCAACCAGCTGGAAAAAGCGCTGACCTTCTGTGAAGCGGAAATGGATAACCTGACCCGTCGCCTGCGCAAGCTGGAGCGCGATTATCACGAAATGCGCGAGCAGGTCGTGTCCGCGAAGGCGGGCTGGTGCGCCGTGATGCGCATGGTGAAAGACAATAACGTTGAACGTCGTCTGCACCGTCGCGAGCTGGCTTATCTCTCTGCGGATGAACTGCGCTCCATGTCGGATAAGGCATTGGGTGCGCTGCGTCTGGCGGTGGCGGATAACGAACACCTGCGTGACGTGTTGCGCATGTCAGAAGATCCGAAACGTCCTGAGCGTAAAATTCAGTTCTTCGTTGCCGTTTATCAGCATCTGCGTGAACGTATTCGTCAGGACATCATCCGTACCGACGATCCGGTTGAAGCCATTGAACAGATGGAAATCGAACTGGGCCGCCTGACGGAAGAGCTGACCTCCCGCGAGCAGAAACTGGCTATCAGCTCCCGCAGCGTGGCGAACATCATTCGCAAAACCATTCAGCGCGAGCAGAACCGTATCCGCCAGCTGAACCAGGGACTGCAGAGCGTGTCGTTTGGCCAGGTAAACAGCGTGCGTCTGAACGTGAACGTACGCGAAGCGCATGCAACGCTGCTGGATGTGTTGTCTGAGCAGCATGAACAGCATCAGGATCTGTTCAACAGCAACCGTCTGACCTTCTCCGAGGCGCTGGCGAAACTGTATCAACGCCTGAATCCGCAGATTGATATGGGGCAACGTACGCCGCAAACCATCGGCGAAGAGCTGCTGGATTACCGCAACTATCTGGAAATGGAAGTTGAGGTTAACCGTGGTTCTGACGGTTGGCTGCGTGCGGAGTCCGGTGCGCTGTCTACCGGTGAAGCTATCGGCACAGGTATGTCGATTCTGGTGATGGTGGTACAGAGCTGGGAAGATGAAGCGCGTCGTCTGCGTGGTAAAGATATCTCCCCATGCCGTCTGCTGTTCCTTGACGAAGCCGCGCGTCTTGACGCCCGCTCCATCGCGACGCTGTTTGAGCTGTGCGATCGTCTGGATATGCAGCTCATCATTGCTGCGCCAGAAAATATCAGCCCGGAAAAAGGCACTACCTATAAGCTGGTGCGTAAAGTGTTCCAGAACAGTGAACATGTACACGTTGTCGGGTTGCGTGGTTTTGCACCGCAACCACCGGAGTCGTTGCCGGGAACGGCGGACGCTTCCTGA
- a CDS encoding L,D-transpeptidase: protein MLLKKIRGRQLSALSLCLAVTFAPLFTAQADEPEMVPTDSSATIGAQPTSLSQPLDQSPATAIMAGIKPLPEGIDTESLRQQLQSGLPSGYTPAYINQLTLLYAARDMKPMWENREAVRAFQQQLAEVAIAGFQPQFTTWVERLTDPAVTGLARDVVLSDAMMGYLQFVAGIPVNGNRWLYSDKPYKLATPALSVINQWQLALDNGELPRFIASLAPAHPQYATMHQSLLALVADSRPWPQLRGTGSLRPGQWSSDVPALREILRRSGILNGGPKIALPGDDPQGVVVSPSAAAKETKTVALSDKPAAYDRELVAAVKQFQAAQGLGDDGVIGQSTRDWLNVSPAQRAGVLALNIQRLRLLPGTLSTGIMVNIPAYSLVYYQNGSEVLASRVIVGRPDRKTPLMSSALNNVVVNPPWNVPPTLARKDILPKVWNDPGYLERHGYTVMRGWNSKEAIDPSMVDWSTITASNLPFHFQQAPGARNSLGRYKFNMPSSEAIYLHDTPNHNLFQKDTRALSSGCVRVNKASELANMLLQDAGWNDTRISDALKQGDTRYVNIRHNIPVNLYYLTAFVGEDGRTQYRTDIYNYDLTAIGRTNFVKS from the coding sequence ATGTTGCTAAAGAAAATTCGTGGTCGTCAGTTGTCAGCGCTGAGTTTGTGCCTGGCAGTGACGTTTGCTCCACTGTTCACCGCACAGGCCGACGAGCCTGAAATGGTACCGACTGACAGTTCTGCGACGATAGGCGCACAGCCAACGTCGTTGTCGCAGCCGCTGGATCAGTCGCCCGCGACGGCCATTATGGCCGGTATTAAGCCGCTACCTGAAGGTATCGACACAGAATCTCTTCGTCAGCAGCTCCAGTCCGGGCTGCCATCCGGCTACACGCCTGCTTATATTAACCAGCTCACGCTGCTTTATGCCGCGCGCGATATGAAACCGATGTGGGAAAATCGCGAGGCGGTACGAGCCTTCCAGCAACAGCTGGCAGAAGTGGCGATTGCCGGTTTTCAGCCACAGTTTACCACCTGGGTTGAACGCCTGACCGACCCTGCCGTGACGGGCCTGGCGCGGGATGTTGTGCTCTCCGATGCCATGATGGGCTACCTCCAGTTTGTGGCGGGGATCCCGGTGAATGGCAACCGCTGGTTATACAGTGACAAACCGTACAAACTGGCGACGCCTGCGCTGTCGGTCATTAACCAGTGGCAACTGGCGCTGGACAATGGCGAGCTGCCGCGTTTTATCGCCAGCCTTGCCCCGGCACATCCACAATATGCAACGATGCATCAATCGTTACTTGCGCTGGTGGCTGATTCCCGGCCGTGGCCGCAGTTACGGGGAACGGGATCGCTTCGTCCGGGGCAGTGGAGCAGCGATGTTCCGGCACTGCGTGAGATCCTTCGCCGTTCAGGCATTCTGAACGGCGGGCCAAAAATTGCGCTGCCTGGCGATGACCCGCAAGGCGTTGTTGTCAGCCCCTCCGCAGCGGCGAAAGAGACGAAAACGGTAGCGCTTAGCGATAAACCGGCGGCTTACGACCGCGAACTGGTGGCGGCGGTTAAGCAGTTCCAGGCCGCTCAGGGATTAGGGGATGACGGTGTGATCGGTCAGTCAACGCGTGACTGGCTGAATGTCTCTCCTGCACAGCGAGCCGGGGTGCTGGCGCTGAATATCCAGCGTTTGCGTTTGCTGCCGGGTACGTTATCTACAGGCATCATGGTCAATATTCCCGCTTACTCCCTGGTTTATTACCAGAACGGTAGCGAAGTGCTGGCCTCGCGGGTGATTGTCGGGCGTCCTGACCGCAAAACGCCGTTGATGAGCAGCGCGCTGAATAACGTGGTGGTTAACCCTCCGTGGAACGTGCCACCAACGCTGGCGCGTAAAGACATTCTGCCTAAGGTCTGGAACGACCCGGGGTATCTGGAACGTCATGGGTACACGGTGATGCGAGGCTGGAACAGCAAAGAGGCGATTGATCCTTCGATGGTAGACTGGTCGACCATTACGGCATCTAATCTACCGTTCCATTTCCAGCAGGCTCCTGGCGCGCGCAATTCGCTGGGACGCTATAAATTCAACATGCCGAGCTCAGAAGCGATTTATCTGCACGATACGCCGAACCACAATTTGTTCCAGAAAGATACGCGAGCACTTAGCTCCGGTTGCGTGCGCGTGAATAAAGCGTCGGAACTGGCGAATATGCTGTTGCAGGATGCGGGCTGGAACGATACGCGTATCTCCGATGCCTTGAAACAAGGAGATACACGTTACGTCAATATTCGACACAACATTCCCGTCAATCTTTACTACCTGACGGCATTTGTTGGCGAAGATGGACGTACCCAGTATCGTACAGATATTTACAATTATGATCTCACTGCGATCGGGCGCACAAATTTTGTCAAAAGCTGA
- a CDS encoding aminotransferase, whose protein sequence is MFENITAAPADPILGLADLFRADDRPGKINLGIGVYKDETGKTPVLTSVKKAEQYLLENETTKNYLGIDGIPEFGRCTQELLFGKGSAIVSSKRARTAQTPGGTGALRVAADFLAKNTAVKRVWVSNPSWPNHKSVFNSAGLEVREYAYYDAANHALDFDGLLASLSEAQAGDVVLFHGCCHNPTGIDPTLAQWTQLAKLSVEKGWLPLFDFAYQGFARGLEEDAEGLRAFAAVHQELIVASSYSKNFGLYNERVGACTLVAADEQTVDRAFSQMKSVIRANYSNPPAHGASVVATILSNDALRAIWEQELNDMRQRIQRMRLLFVNTLAEKGADRDFSFIIKQNGMFSFSGLTKEQVLRLREEFGVYAVASGRVNVAGMTPDNMAPLCEAIVAVL, encoded by the coding sequence ATGTTTGAGAACATTACCGCCGCTCCTGCCGACCCTATTCTGGGCCTGGCCGATCTGTTTCGTGCCGACGACCGCCCTGGCAAAATCAACCTGGGTATTGGTGTATATAAAGATGAAACCGGCAAAACTCCGGTACTGACCAGCGTTAAAAAAGCTGAGCAGTATTTGCTGGAAAATGAAACCACCAAAAACTACCTCGGTATTGATGGTATCCCTGAATTTGGTCGTTGCACTCAGGAACTGCTGTTCGGTAAAGGCAGCGCAATTGTGAGCAGCAAACGCGCTCGCACAGCACAAACCCCTGGCGGTACCGGTGCACTGCGCGTTGCGGCGGATTTCCTTGCGAAAAACACCGCTGTTAAGCGTGTGTGGGTAAGCAACCCGAGCTGGCCGAACCACAAGAGCGTCTTTAACTCTGCAGGTCTGGAAGTGCGCGAATATGCCTATTACGATGCGGCAAACCACGCTCTGGACTTCGATGGCCTGCTGGCAAGCCTGAGCGAAGCCCAGGCGGGCGACGTGGTGCTGTTCCACGGTTGCTGCCATAACCCAACCGGTATCGATCCGACGCTGGCGCAATGGACTCAACTGGCTAAACTGTCCGTTGAAAAAGGCTGGCTGCCACTGTTCGACTTCGCATACCAGGGCTTTGCTCGTGGTCTGGAAGAAGATGCAGAAGGTCTGCGCGCGTTCGCGGCCGTGCATCAGGAGCTGATTGTTGCGAGCTCTTATTCCAAGAACTTTGGCCTGTACAATGAGCGCGTAGGTGCCTGTACGCTGGTCGCCGCTGACGAGCAGACCGTTGACCGTGCGTTCAGCCAGATGAAGTCTGTGATCCGCGCCAACTACTCTAACCCACCAGCACACGGTGCATCTGTCGTTGCGACGATCCTGAGCAATGACGCGCTGCGCGCTATCTGGGAACAAGAGCTGAACGATATGCGTCAACGCATTCAGCGTATGCGCTTGCTGTTCGTGAACACCCTGGCAGAGAAAGGGGCTGACCGTGACTTCAGCTTCATCATCAAACAGAACGGCATGTTCTCTTTCAGCGGCCTGACAAAAGAACAGGTTCTGCGTCTGCGTGAAGAGTTTGGTGTGTATGCTGTGGCCTCTGGTCGTGTGAACGTTGCAGGCATGACGCCGGACAATATGGCTCCCCTGTGCGAAGCGATTGTCGCAGTGCTGTAA